A part of Argonema galeatum A003/A1 genomic DNA contains:
- the tsf gene encoding translation elongation factor Ts: MAEISAKVVQELRQKTGVGMMDCKKALKETDGDMAKAIEWLRQKGLARAGAIEQRSATDGLVGSYIHTGGRVGVLVEVNCQTDFVARNEDFKSLVQNIAMQIAACPNVEYVKVSDIPSEIVEREKAIEMGRDDLGNKPVNIKEKIVEGRIEKRLKEMTLMDQPYIRDQNISVDELIKQHVAKLGENIQVRRFVRFVLGEGLEKKESNFAEEVAAQMGSN; this comes from the coding sequence ATGGCGGAAATATCAGCAAAAGTAGTTCAAGAGCTGCGCCAAAAAACCGGCGTGGGCATGATGGATTGCAAAAAAGCGCTCAAAGAAACCGACGGTGATATGGCTAAAGCCATTGAATGGCTGCGGCAAAAAGGGCTAGCCCGTGCTGGGGCAATAGAACAACGATCGGCAACAGATGGGCTGGTAGGCAGCTACATCCACACTGGTGGGCGAGTTGGGGTATTGGTGGAAGTAAACTGCCAAACCGACTTTGTAGCCCGCAACGAAGACTTCAAAAGCCTGGTGCAAAACATTGCCATGCAAATTGCGGCTTGTCCCAATGTGGAGTACGTCAAAGTCAGCGACATTCCATCGGAAATCGTTGAGAGGGAAAAGGCGATCGAAATGGGGCGGGATGACTTGGGGAACAAGCCAGTCAACATCAAAGAAAAGATTGTTGAGGGTCGCATTGAAAAACGCCTCAAAGAAATGACTTTGATGGATCAGCCATACATCCGTGACCAAAATATCTCGGTGGATGAGCTGATTAAGCAGCACGTAGCCAAGTTGGGTGAAAATATCCAAGTCCGTCGCTTTGTCCGGTTTGTGCTGGGCGAAGGGCTGGAAAAGAAGGAGAGTAACTTTGCTGAGGAAGTTGCAGCTCAAATGGGCAGCAATTAG